In Actinoplanes lobatus, the DNA window TCCCGGTGGCCGCCGCCGGGACGCCGCGGCCGGTGGCGTAGGCGCTGACCGCCACCCCGATCGTGCCGAAGTAGATGCCGACCGCCAGATTCGACAGGGCGAGCAGGAGAAAGCCGAGCCCCAGCAACTGTCCGCGGGTCCCGATCCGGATGGGCTCCGGCGCGGTGCCGCGCTGGAGCGCAAGCGCCGTCCCGCCCGCCAGGATCAGGCCCGCGGCCAGGGCGCTGGCCACCGCCGCGTGGCCGGCCGCGCCGAGGGTGGTGGCCACCGCCGGGCCGATCAGGAAGGCCGTGGCGTTGGCCAGCGATTCCAGGGAGAACGCGGTGGAGAGCGCCTCGCGTGTGCCGCCGAAGCGGAGAAGATGGGACCAGCGGGCCGCGGAGAGCGCACCGAGCTGGGGTACGACGGCGCCCGCGCACGTGGCGGCGAGGATCAGCGTGGCGGCGGAGTCGGCGGTCAGCAGGATCAGGACGGCAGATCCGTGCGCGGGCAGGGCGAACGGCAGCACGCGGGTCTGCCCGTATCGGTCGATCATGCGGGCCAGTTGCGGGCCGATGAGCGCCTCGGCGAGCGCGAATCCGGCGGTGGCCAGGCCGGCGGCGCCGTAGGAGCCGGTACGGGCGTGTACCAGCCAGATCAGGCTGAGACCCGTCATACCGATGCCGATCCGGCCGATCGCGGCGGCCAGGAAGAAGGCGGCGGCGCCGGGAAGACGCAGAAGGGTGGAGTATCCGGACGTGGCGGAAGACATGGGAGTCCTTCGTCGCCGCCGGTAGGGCAGGGGTTCTGAGGATGCGACCCAGGCCCGCCACGGGCACTCGACATGGTGGAGGGAGGTGCCCGATCGCCCGGCGGAGGTGAGATCTCGGCTCGGCCAAGGCGGGTCCGAACGACTACCCGGACTCTAGCAGGGGCGAATCGGGCCCCACACATCGACGTTCGGCGATTCCCCGGTGGGGATGCTGAGCGGCGGGAGCCATGCGAAAGCTACTGATCAGCGTCCGGCCCGGGTGTCGCGGGCCGGCACTGTGGGCGGTTCCCCGGAGCCGGCCACGAGCCTGCGGGCACGATGACGGGATGACTGATTCGTGGGCGTTGTTCGACCGGCTCGCTGACGACTACGACCAGGTGGTTCCGTTCTTCGCCGGGTTCGCGGCACGGTTCCTCGAGGTGGTCGGCCCGACGCCGGGGAGCCGGATGGTGGACGTCGGCAGTGGCCGCGGTGCGATCGCGACAGCGGCCGCCGCCCGCGGTTGTGCCGTGACGGCGGTCGACGCCGCGCCGCGGATGGCGTCGTTGCTGGCCGCCGGGCATCCGGAGATCGACGTCCGGCTGATGGACGTGCACCGGCTCGACCTGCCGGATGGCTGTTTCGATGTGGCGACCGGCGGTTTCGTCATCCACCTGGTCGCCGATCCGGTACGGGTGCTCGGCGAGCTGCGCCGGGTGCTACGGCCGGGCGGTGTGGTGGCGCTGTCCGTTCCGGGCCGTCGCGAACCGGGCCATCGCTGGGAGCGGTTCAACCGCATCTGGGCGGAGGTCACGCCGCCGGACCGGCCCCGCATGGATGTTCCGGGCTGGCTGGCCGAGGCCGGCTTCACCGACCTGCGTACCGTCGACATCGCCGTGGACATCCCGGTCCCGGATCCGCGGACGTGCTGGGACTTCCACATGTCGCACGGCTTCGCGGCCCGGGTGGAGACGCTGAGCCCGGCCGACGCCGGCGAGTTCCGCCGCCGGTCGCTGGCCGAGCTGACCCGCATGCACGAGGACGGCGGGATCGTGCTGGACAGTCCGGCCGTCGTGCATATCGGGCGGGCGGCCGGCTGATCCGGCGTCACTGCATGGCGGTCGCCGCCGGGTGGTCGAAGGACTCGGGGCAGCGGAAGACGTACAGGTCGTAGCCACGGCCGAAGGCCACGCTGACGAAGTCCGGGGACGCGTCCGGGTCCTCCTCGATCGGCCGCCAACTGCAGTGCCTGCCGTTCCAGTCGGTCGAGGCCGCGGTGAAGGTCAGGGTCATCGCGACCCCGCAGACAGAGCAATTCATCGGGTACGGGTCGGTCAGCGACCATCTGGCGAACCCGCCGACCTTCCAGCCCGGCGCTTGCGACAGTGCGCTCTGATAGTCGAGGAGTTCGTCCTCGTCCTCCTCCTCCAGTTCCTCGTCCCGGGCGTCGAGCCGGTCCCGCAGATCCTCGGGAAGCAGGTCGGCGTACTGGTACTCGCGCACCTGCTCCGGATGCACCACGCAAGGATCCGGCAGATACATGTCGCTGATCACCGCCGGTTCCGGAGGTGTCTGGCGAACCTGCCCGACCGCGGCGCTGTCCCGCCAGAAGAAGAACACCTTCGGGCTGTAGTGGGCGTCCTCGTGGTCGACCGGGCACCACAGCACCTGGAGCAGATCGGTGCCGTCCGGCCCGGCGTAGTCGGGGACGTCCTTCCGGTACAGCTGGGCGACGGGGATCAGCGGGATCGGCTCCTCGAGCAGGTCGTCCAGTTCGAGGTGTTTGTCGGCATCGACCTCGGCGCGTTCCGCCGCGGTGAGGAACTCTCCGCCGGGCAGCGCCGGCCGGGCCCAGGCGTCGGCGAGGATCTCCCGCTTGCGGCGCTCGATGGCCGGCGTGGTCAGGTTGGACGTCCCGTGGGCGCCCGCGTCGTCGCAGACCGGCCACGGCTCGTCGGCGGGCCACAGCAGCGGGCCTCCGACCGAGCTGTCGGCGACGGTCGGCTCGCCCGGCCGCGGGTGCAGGCGGGTCGCGGTCGTCGAGTGTTCCCGCAGCTCAGGGAAGAGCTGAGTGATGTCCAGGGGCCGCGGCGGCGTGGTTCGAGACATAGCCGGTGATCTTAGAACACCATGGGAAACCCACCAGGTGTACGGTACCGTTTCGTACATCGACGTTCGAGGAGGGTTCGGGTATGGCGGGAATCGCGGTAGTCACCGGGGCGGCCGGCGGCATCGGATATCACACGGCGCTCGGGCTGGCGCGGTCTGGGACGGGCGTGCTGATCGCGTCCCGCGACCGGCGGCGGGGTGAGGCGGCGGCCGAGCGCATTAGCGCCGAGACGGCCGGGAACAGCCCGGAAACAGCCTGGTGGGAGCTCGATCTGGGCGATCTGGCATCGGTCCGGCGGTTCAGCGAGCGATTCCATGACGCGTACGATCGTCTCGATCTCTTGATCAACAATGCCGGCGTGATGGCGCTGCCCCGCTCGGTGACCACCGACGGTTTCGAGCGTCAGCTCGGCGTCAACCATCTCGGGCACTTCGCGCTGACCGGCCTGCTGCTGCCCGCCCTGCTCACCACCGAGGGCTCCCGGGTGGTGACCGTGACGAGCGGCCTGCACAAGCGTGGCCGGATCGCCCTCGACGACCTGATGAGCGAACGCCGCTACGGAAAGTTCCGCGCCTACTGTCAGTCCAAGCTGGCCAACGTGCTGTTCGCGCTGGAGCTGGGCCGCCGGACCCCGCTGACCAGCGTGCTCGCCCACCCGGGGGTGGCGCACACCGATCTCGCCCGTACCGGAAATCGGTTTCGATCCTTGCTGATCGCCGCGGCCCGGGTGGGGGCGCAGTCGGCCGAGGATGGCGCGCTTCCGCTGTTGCACGCCGCGATCGCCACGGATGTGCGCGGCGGCGAACTGTACGGCCCGGACGGCCCGGACGAGCGCCGCGGGAAACCGGCCCGGCTGGAGGTCGCGGCGCGGGGCCGGGACGAGGAGACCGCCCGCCGCCTGTGGACGATCTCCGAGGAGCTGACCGGCGTACGGTACGGTACGTTCGTCCAGCATTGATCCGTCTTGGAGGGCGGTTTGCCCCAGTCCCCCGCCGCCCAGCACCGTCTGGATCCGGCGCGTGAGCAGGCCATCCTCGACGCGATCCGGGAGCTGCTGACCGAGGTCGGCTACGACCGGATGTCCATCGACGAGGTGGCCCGCCGGGCCCGGGCCAGCAAGGCCACCATCTACCGCCGCTGGGCCGGCAAACCCGGCATGGTCACCGCCGCCCTGCACGGGATGATGCGGGAGCACCCGGCGCTGCCGGACACCGGAACGCTGCGCGGTGACCTGATCGCGGGCCTGACCATGTTCTGCCGGGTGTACGAGCGCAAGCACCCGTACGTGCTGGCCCTGCTGTCGGCGATCCGGGCCGACCCGTCGCTGGGCCGACTGCTGCACGAGCACGTCCTGGCGACCGGCACGGCCGAGGCGGAGATCGTCCTCGACCGTGCCGTCCGCCGCGGCGATCTGCCGGCCGCTCCGGGCACCGGGGTCGCCGTCGAGGTATGCAAGGCGATGCTGTGGCACCGGCTGCTGCTCACCGGCCTGCCGCTGGACGACGCATGGGTGGCCCACCTGGTCGACGACATCGTCCGCCCGCTGTTGGGCTCACCCTGGTGAAGGTCGCCCGCGTAGGGTGACGGCCGTGACTCTTATGATCGACGAGGACAGCCGCAAGGGCGGACAGTTCGCCTGCCAGTGCTGCGACAGCACCGCCGACCGGACGTGGGCGTTCATCCACGACGAGAACGGCGCGGTGGCCGTCTACTTCGCCAGCTGCTACCACCACGACGGGGTGCACGAGGCGTGGATCGACGCGATCCTCGGCACCTGGGGTGAGGGCCGCACCGACGACCACATCACGTTCGGCTGCCGGGTCGGCCCGGTCCAGGGCCAGACCACGCCGGCCGCGACGCTTGTCGACGGGGGTTCGGCCGCGCCCGACGACCCGATGTTCGGGCAGAAGCTGAGCCGCGCGGACGGGCTCGCGCACCCGCGGATCGCCGAGTTCTGGAAGATCGTCGACACCATCCTGGAAAAGGACGATCTGGTACGGGGCCACCTCTACGGCGCGTGAGGCGTACCGTGTCGAAGTGACCGACTTCAATCAGGTTCTGCGCGGGCGGCGGATGGTCCGCAACTACCGGCCCGACCCGGTGCCGGACGAGGTGATCGAGCGGGTCGTCAAGGTGGTGCACCGGGCCCCCAGCGCCGGTTTCAGCCAGGGGCACCGGATCGTCGTCGTCTCCGATCCGAAGAAGCGGGCCGAGCTGGCCGCCGTCGCCGAGCCCTGGTATCTGGAGCACGGCTTCCACCCGTGGATCTCGCAGGCGCCGGTGCAGCTGGTGATCGGCATCCGCGAGGCGTCCTACCACGAGCGGTACACCGAGGCCGACAAGCTGGAGGCCGCCGAGGAGATCCCCTGGCCGGTGCCGTTCTGGTGGTTCGACTCCGGCGCACTGTTCGCGCTGCTCCAGTTGGCCGCCGCGAACGAGGGCCTGGCCAGCGGTTTCTACAGTCCGGCGTTCCCGGACGAGCTGGCCGCACTGTCCGCGGTAGCCGGGCTGCCCGACGACGTGGCCCTGGCCGGCGTGCTGACCGTCGGCTACCCGGCTGACGATCCGGGCGTGCCGACCGCCAAACTCGCCAAGCGCCGCAAGCCCATCGACGAGCTGGTCACCTGGCTGCGCTGAGGCCGTGATGAAATAGCCGGCGTGAGCGACGACGTCATCATTCCCGCCCGTCAGGACGAGCGTGTCCGCGAGGTCGGGCGGGAACTGATCGAACGAGGTTTCCGGGACGGGACGTCCCTGTTCACCCCGGAGCGGGCGGTGTGGCGCCTGGAGACCGCCCTGGAGTTGCGGCGCT includes these proteins:
- a CDS encoding MFS transporter encodes the protein MSSATSGYSTLLRLPGAAAFFLAAAIGRIGIGMTGLSLIWLVHARTGSYGAAGLATAGFALAEALIGPQLARMIDRYGQTRVLPFALPAHGSAVLILLTADSAATLILAATCAGAVVPQLGALSAARWSHLLRFGGTREALSTAFSLESLANATAFLIGPAVATTLGAAGHAAVASALAAGLILAGGTALALQRGTAPEPIRIGTRGQLLGLGFLLLALSNLAVGIYFGTIGVAVSAYATGRGVPAAATGILLAASLSGLASGYLYGLRRHRAPAERRLVTVAAYMAATALLVPFAPSPVWMAVTVVLTEAAIPPTLVLLNVLTENSVHRGVLTQALTWNNSFSAAGSALAAPAAGHLADSVDTTAAFAPAPVAAVILLLLAVTIRHRSVRSGLT
- a CDS encoding class I SAM-dependent methyltransferase, producing MTDSWALFDRLADDYDQVVPFFAGFAARFLEVVGPTPGSRMVDVGSGRGAIATAAAARGCAVTAVDAAPRMASLLAAGHPEIDVRLMDVHRLDLPDGCFDVATGGFVIHLVADPVRVLGELRRVLRPGGVVALSVPGRREPGHRWERFNRIWAEVTPPDRPRMDVPGWLAEAGFTDLRTVDIAVDIPVPDPRTCWDFHMSHGFAARVETLSPADAGEFRRRSLAELTRMHEDGGIVLDSPAVVHIGRAAG
- a CDS encoding oxidoreductase, translating into MAGIAVVTGAAGGIGYHTALGLARSGTGVLIASRDRRRGEAAAERISAETAGNSPETAWWELDLGDLASVRRFSERFHDAYDRLDLLINNAGVMALPRSVTTDGFERQLGVNHLGHFALTGLLLPALLTTEGSRVVTVTSGLHKRGRIALDDLMSERRYGKFRAYCQSKLANVLFALELGRRTPLTSVLAHPGVAHTDLARTGNRFRSLLIAAARVGAQSAEDGALPLLHAAIATDVRGGELYGPDGPDERRGKPARLEVAARGRDEETARRLWTISEELTGVRYGTFVQH
- a CDS encoding TetR/AcrR family transcriptional regulator translates to MPQSPAAQHRLDPAREQAILDAIRELLTEVGYDRMSIDEVARRARASKATIYRRWAGKPGMVTAALHGMMREHPALPDTGTLRGDLIAGLTMFCRVYERKHPYVLALLSAIRADPSLGRLLHEHVLATGTAEAEIVLDRAVRRGDLPAAPGTGVAVEVCKAMLWHRLLLTGLPLDDAWVAHLVDDIVRPLLGSPW
- a CDS encoding nitroreductase family protein — its product is MTDFNQVLRGRRMVRNYRPDPVPDEVIERVVKVVHRAPSAGFSQGHRIVVVSDPKKRAELAAVAEPWYLEHGFHPWISQAPVQLVIGIREASYHERYTEADKLEAAEEIPWPVPFWWFDSGALFALLQLAAANEGLASGFYSPAFPDELAALSAVAGLPDDVALAGVLTVGYPADDPGVPTAKLAKRRKPIDELVTWLR